One Pantoea eucalypti genomic region harbors:
- a CDS encoding TRAP transporter small permease, with product MSAYTRLMDGLYLLCMLVAAVALLIMVTVIPVGIFARYVMNGALSWPEPVAIICMIIFTFIGAPVGFRAGTHICVSMVTDRLSPARQRLMLRVCDLLMILTCLVIFQASYSLCEAMWVQTLASLPAVTYGEMYLPIPIGAIFTLLFVVERLLTGDQSQRPIVTLGGTH from the coding sequence ATGTCTGCTTATACGCGTCTGATGGATGGGCTTTATCTGCTGTGCATGCTGGTGGCCGCCGTGGCGCTGTTGATCATGGTGACGGTCATTCCTGTTGGCATCTTCGCCCGTTACGTGATGAACGGCGCACTCTCCTGGCCAGAACCGGTCGCCATTATCTGCATGATCATATTCACTTTTATCGGCGCGCCGGTCGGCTTTCGTGCCGGAACACATATCTGCGTGTCAATGGTCACTGATCGTCTGTCACCTGCCCGCCAGCGCCTGATGCTGCGGGTCTGCGATCTGCTGATGATCCTCACCTGTCTGGTGATCTTCCAGGCCAGTTACAGCCTGTGTGAAGCGATGTGGGTGCAGACGCTCGCCTCACTGCCGGCGGTGACCTACGGCGAAATGTATCTGCCGATCCCGATTGGCGCGATCTTCACCCTGCTGTTTGTTGTTGAGCGATTGCTGACCGGCGATCAAAGTCAGCGACCCATTGTCACACTGGGCGGCACCCACTAA
- the exbB gene encoding tol-pal system-associated acyl-CoA thioesterase — MQTDLSVWGMYQHADIVVKVVMIGLLLASVVTWAIFFGKYAELSAAKRRLKREQLALGEARSLNDAARIAQSFTGHSHSVVLLNDAQNELELSAGVEDTNGIKDRTSFRLERRVAAFSRHAGRGNGFLATIGSVAPFIGLFGTVWGIMNSFIGIAKTQTTNLAVVAPGIAEALLATAVGLVAAIPAVVIYNVFARMIANYKASLGDVAAQVMLLQSRDIDLGTVAKEVPRPATAQKLRLG; from the coding sequence ATGCAAACGGACCTCTCCGTTTGGGGCATGTATCAACATGCCGATATCGTGGTAAAGGTCGTCATGATTGGCCTGTTGTTGGCATCGGTCGTGACATGGGCAATCTTTTTCGGCAAATATGCTGAACTCAGCGCTGCTAAGCGCCGCCTGAAGCGTGAGCAACTGGCGCTGGGCGAAGCCCGTAGTCTTAATGACGCCGCCCGCATTGCTCAGTCGTTTACCGGTCACAGCCACAGCGTCGTGCTGCTGAACGATGCGCAGAATGAACTCGAATTGTCGGCAGGTGTGGAAGATACCAACGGCATTAAAGATCGCACCAGTTTCCGCCTTGAGCGCCGCGTGGCTGCTTTCAGCCGCCATGCAGGCCGGGGCAATGGCTTCCTGGCAACCATCGGCTCTGTCGCCCCGTTTATTGGTCTGTTCGGCACTGTCTGGGGCATCATGAACAGCTTTATCGGTATTGCGAAAACCCAGACGACGAACCTTGCGGTGGTGGCACCGGGTATCGCCGAAGCGCTGCTGGCAACGGCGGTGGGTCTGGTCGCTGCGATTCCGGCGGTGGTGATTTACAACGTCTTTGCCCGCATGATCGCTAACTACAAAGCCTCGCTGGGTGATGTTGCCGCTCAGGTGATGCTGTTGCAGAGTCGTGACATCGACCTGGGCACTGTGGCCAAAGAGGTTCCACGTCCCGCGACCGCCCAGAAACTGCGCTTAGGGTAA
- a CDS encoding TRAP transporter large permease gives MDALILIGSLLVLLLVGFPVAFAVGLSAFIGAWWIDLPLEAVVIQITNGINKFSLLTIPFFILAGAIMAEGGIARRLVNFAYIFVGFIRGGLSLVNIVASTFFGAISGSSVADTASIGSVMIPQMEEKGYPRDFAAAVTASGSVQAVLTPPSHNSVIYSLATGGMVTISSLFVAGILPGLMLGGCLMVMCLGFARKRGYPKGERIPFRQALKIFFDAFWGLFTVVIIMGGILSGIFTASESAAIACIWAFFVTMFIYRDFKWNQLHILLFRTIKTVTIVMVLIAFAAGFGAVMTFMQLPTMITEAFTSLSDNKYVILMCINILLLVVGTLMDMAPLILILTPVLLPVATSLGIDPVHFGMIMLTNLGIGLITPPVGTVLFVASAVSKQKIEQVVGAMLPFYGMLFIVLMLITYIPAISLWLPRLMGVM, from the coding sequence ATGGATGCATTAATCTTGATAGGCAGTTTGCTGGTGTTGCTGTTGGTGGGGTTTCCGGTCGCGTTTGCGGTCGGCCTGAGCGCTTTTATCGGCGCCTGGTGGATCGATCTGCCCCTGGAAGCGGTGGTGATTCAGATAACTAATGGCATTAACAAATTTTCGCTGCTGACCATCCCGTTCTTTATTCTTGCGGGTGCGATCATGGCGGAGGGTGGGATTGCGCGGCGGCTGGTCAATTTCGCCTATATCTTTGTCGGCTTTATTCGCGGTGGCCTCTCACTGGTTAACATCGTCGCGTCGACCTTCTTTGGTGCCATCTCCGGATCGTCAGTCGCGGACACCGCTTCGATTGGTTCGGTGATGATCCCGCAGATGGAGGAGAAAGGCTATCCGCGTGATTTTGCCGCTGCGGTAACGGCCAGCGGCTCCGTTCAGGCCGTGCTGACGCCACCCAGTCACAACTCGGTGATTTACTCGCTGGCAACCGGCGGCATGGTCACCATCTCTTCGCTGTTTGTCGCAGGTATCCTGCCGGGACTGATGCTGGGAGGCTGCCTGATGGTGATGTGCCTGGGGTTCGCACGCAAACGCGGCTATCCCAAAGGCGAGCGCATTCCGTTTCGTCAGGCGCTGAAGATTTTCTTTGACGCGTTCTGGGGCCTGTTTACCGTGGTCATCATCATGGGTGGGATTCTCTCCGGTATTTTCACCGCCTCAGAGTCCGCGGCGATCGCCTGTATCTGGGCCTTTTTCGTCACCATGTTTATCTATCGCGACTTTAAATGGAATCAGCTGCATATCCTGCTGTTTCGTACCATTAAAACCGTCACCATCGTGATGGTGCTGATCGCTTTCGCCGCCGGGTTTGGTGCGGTGATGACGTTCATGCAACTGCCGACGATGATCACCGAAGCCTTTACCAGCCTCTCTGATAATAAATATGTGATTCTGATGTGCATCAACATCCTGCTGCTGGTGGTGGGCACGCTGATGGATATGGCGCCGCTGATTCTGATTCTCACGCCCGTATTGCTGCCGGTGGCGACCTCACTGGGCATTGATCCGGTGCACTTCGGCATGATCATGCTGACCAATCTCGGCATCGGACTGATTACGCCGCCGGTCGGCACAGTACTGTTTGTCGCCAGCGCGGTAAGTAAACAGAAGATTGAGCAGGTGGTCGGGGCGATGCTACCGTTCTACGGCATGCTGTTTATCGTTCTGATGCTGATTACCTATATTCCCGCCATTTCGCTCTGGTTACCGCGCCTGATGGGCGTGATGTAA
- the exbD gene encoding TonB system transport protein ExbD, producing the protein MAMRLNDDLQTDGEMHEINVTPFIDVMLVLLIIFMVAAPLATVDVRVNLPASTSAPQPRPEKPVYLSIKADKQLYVGNDQVTPDSLVNVLTSQTQGNKETTIFFQADKSVDYETLMSVMDKLRTAGYLKIGLMGMETVKK; encoded by the coding sequence ATGGCCATGCGATTAAACGACGATCTGCAAACCGACGGTGAAATGCATGAGATTAACGTGACGCCGTTTATCGACGTCATGCTGGTTCTGCTGATCATCTTTATGGTCGCCGCGCCACTGGCGACGGTCGACGTGCGCGTCAATCTGCCCGCCTCAACCAGCGCGCCGCAGCCGCGCCCGGAGAAGCCAGTTTATTTGTCTATTAAAGCGGATAAGCAGCTCTACGTCGGTAACGATCAGGTTACGCCTGACTCGCTGGTGAACGTGCTGACCAGCCAGACGCAGGGCAACAAAGAGACGACGATTTTCTTCCAGGCGGACAAGTCGGTGGATTATGAAACCCTGATGAGCGTCATGGATAAACTGCGCACGGCGGGCTATCTGAAAATCGGGCTGATGGGCATGGAAACCGTGAAGAAATAG
- a CDS encoding TRAP transporter substrate-binding protein gives MRLTKTCLASALAAIMISSTATAQVIKVAEVQPAGYPTVVALQHMGDKLKQATDGRLEMKIYAGGVLGDEDQTLQQVQLGAIDMIRVSLAPVTSIAPETSVLTLPYVFRDIDHMHKVLDGEIGSEIASKFDKDPNARMVFLGWTDAGERNMITKKPLAKPDDLKGMKIRVQNSAISLATLKAMGANPVAMGVSEVFSAMQTGVVDGTENNPPTFVAHNYMPVAKYYTLTGHFIQPEMILFSKRAWDRLKPDDQTLLKKLGKEAQDEERQLWATYTEQSIAKMKAGGVTFQQTDRDYFVKATQPVRDQFGGKYQDLMTRIADVK, from the coding sequence ATGAGACTGACAAAAACATGCCTGGCCAGTGCCCTGGCGGCAATCATGATAAGTTCCACCGCCACGGCACAGGTGATTAAAGTCGCTGAAGTGCAGCCAGCCGGCTATCCCACTGTGGTTGCCCTGCAACACATGGGCGACAAACTCAAACAGGCCACTGATGGACGGCTGGAGATGAAGATCTACGCCGGTGGCGTGCTGGGTGATGAAGACCAGACGCTGCAACAGGTGCAACTGGGCGCCATCGATATGATCCGCGTCTCACTGGCTCCGGTCACGTCTATCGCCCCGGAAACCAGCGTGCTGACCCTGCCCTACGTTTTTCGCGACATCGACCACATGCATAAAGTGCTGGATGGTGAGATAGGCAGCGAGATTGCCAGCAAGTTTGATAAGGATCCCAACGCCCGCATGGTCTTCCTGGGCTGGACGGATGCCGGTGAGCGCAACATGATCACCAAGAAGCCGCTGGCAAAACCCGACGATCTTAAAGGTATGAAGATCCGGGTGCAGAACAGCGCCATTTCACTGGCGACGCTGAAAGCGATGGGCGCAAATCCGGTGGCAATGGGCGTCAGCGAAGTCTTTAGTGCGATGCAGACCGGCGTGGTCGATGGCACCGAGAACAACCCACCTACCTTTGTCGCCCACAACTACATGCCGGTCGCGAAGTACTACACCCTCACCGGCCACTTTATTCAGCCAGAGATGATTCTGTTTTCGAAACGTGCCTGGGATCGCCTGAAACCCGACGATCAGACACTGCTGAAAAAGCTCGGTAAAGAGGCACAGGATGAAGAGCGTCAGCTCTGGGCGACCTACACCGAACAGTCGATCGCCAAAATGAAGGCCGGCGGCGTGACCTTCCAGCAGACCGACCGCGACTACTTCGTTAAGGCTACCCAGCCGGTGCGCGATCAATTCGGCGGCAAATATCAGGATCTGATGACCCGAATCGCCGACGTGAAATAA